Sequence from the Catenuloplanes indicus genome:
GCACAGAACCCGCCGGAGCCGGGCCAGAACAGCGGCACCCACATCACCACCGCGTACACGGGCTGCCGGTCCGGGTACCCGGTGCAGTGGGCGGCGCACGACGGTGACCACGTGCCGCTGCCGACCGACCGCAACGCCGGCACGTCCTGGGTCGGCCCCGAGGTGTGGCGCTTCTTCAGCCAGTTCGGCAGCGTGACCCAGCCGACCACGCCGCCGCCCACGACCCCGACCGGCACGCCGCCGACCACGACGCCACCCGCTGAGACCGCGTGCCGCGCGACCGCGGCCGTGAACGCGTGGAACAACGGCTTGACCGCGAACATCACGGTGACGAACACCGGCGGCAGCGCGCTGAACGGCTGGACACTCGCGTTCACGCTGCCGGCCGGCCAGACAGTCACCAACGGCTGGAACGCCACGTACACGCCCACGTCCGGGCGGGTCACCGCGACCAACGTCGGCCACAACGCCCAGCTGGCACCGGGCGCGTCGGTCACCTTCGGCTTCCAGGCCACGCACACCGGCGACAGCGGCGCACCGGCCGCGTACGCGCTGAACGGTTCGGCCTGCGGCTGACGTCGGCGCCGGGGGCGGCACCCGGGCGAGTGCCGCCCCCGGCGTCAGAGCGCGAACCGGCTCGGCCGTCTCGCGATCCGGGCCGGAGCGGTCGTCACCGAAACCGTCGGTGACGACCGCTCCGGTTCATCACTGGGCGGCCTCGTTCCGGGTGGAGAGCAGTTCCCGGGTGTACCGGTGCAGGCGGGTGGCGTCGGTGGGCGAGGACACCGCGGGGTCGAGCGGAACGGCCCGGCCCTCACCGACAGCGGTGATCCGGCCGTGGTCGGACGACTCCAGGAACGGCGCGATCTCGGTCAGGTCCGCCGCAGCATGGCGATCTGCCCGGTCACCACCGGATCGTGGTGGTAGTCCCCGGCGAAGCTGGTCGCGACGGTGCCGGGGAAATTGAGCACGTAACGGGTGCGCGACCACTCGTCCGATGACTCTTCCGCATCCGCTGATACGCGTTTCGTATTACCGGCGGGCGACGGCGCGATCTAGGTTCATCATGTGTCCTCACCCTTCCCGGCGCTTGTCGACCTGGATCTGCGGCTGGTGCAGTGCTTCACGGTCGTCGCCGAACATGGGCACTTCGGCCGCGCCGCCGAGGCGCTGCGCACCACCCAGCCTTCACTGAGCAGGCAGATCCAGCGCCTCGAACAGCAGCTCGGCGTCCGCCTGCTCGACCGCACCACGCACGGCACCCGGCTCACCGACGCCGGCGAGGTCTTCCTGCCCTTGGCCGCCGGACTGCTACGCGCAGCGACGGAGGCGATGGCGCGCACCCGCGCCGCGGCCCGGCCCGCGGCCATCACCATCGGCTACACCAAGGGCCTCATCATCACCGACGGCGTACGGGCGATGCGCCGCCACCACCCCGACGCCGAGGTTCACACCAGGCTCCTGGCCTGGAGCGAGTCCCGCGGCGCGCTGGTGGAGCACCTGGTCGACGCGGTGGTGACCCGCCTGCCGTTCCGCACCGACCGGCTGCGCGTCACCGTCCTCCACGACGAGCCCCGCGTGCTGGTCGTCTCCCGTGACCACCCCCTCGCCGGCCGGCAATCGGTCACCCTCGACGACATCGCCGAGGAACCCATCCCGTACGTACGTCAAGGCGACGCCCAGCTCAACGCCTACTGGCGCCTCGACCCCCGCCCCGACGGCCGGCCCGCGCCCGCGGGCCCGCTGGTCGAGGCCCTGGAGGACAAGCAAGAACTCATCGCGGCCGGCCAGGCCGTGGCCATCGGCCCACCCCTCGACCCGGCAACCGGCCTGCACCCGGGCCTGACCACCGTCCCGCTGCACGGCGTCGAGCCCAGCCAGATCGTCCTGGCCACCCGCGCCGGCGACCGCAACCGGCTCGTCACCAGCTTCCGCAGAATCGCCGAGGCCACCCTCACCGCTGTCGCCCGGCCACCCGGCCAGCCGGCTGCATCGCTGCGGACGTGACTCCTCTCGGCGACCGCGTCACCAGCGACTGAGGTGTCATGCGGGTCCGCGGCCGGCGTCATGGGCGGCACACCAGCGGGATTTCGACGTGGGAGTCCGGCTCCGCGGGCCACGCCCCCGGCCCGGCCCGTCGCGCGGCGTAAACTTCCGGCCCGTGGAGATCCGTGGAGCAATCAGCGCAGACCGTCCGCTTCTGGTCATGGCGATCGACCTGGAGGCCGAGCACCTCGACACCGGCCTGCCGATCCTCTTCACCGGGATGGGCAAGGTCAACGCGGCCGTCGCGGTCGCCGCGGCACTGTCCGCCGCCTCCCGCCCCCGCGAGATCATCAACCTGGGGACCGCGGGCGCGCTGCGTGCCGGGCTGTCCGGCACGCACGAGATCGGCACCGTCGTCCAGCACGACTTCGACGAGGACACGCTGTTCCGCCTCACCGGCGTGCTCAGCAGCCCGCCGCTGACCGTCGGCCCGGACACCGCGCTCACGCTCGCCACCGGCGACTCCTTCATCGCCGACGACGCGGTCCGCGCCCGCCTCGCCGAACACGCCGCCCTGGTCGACATGGAGGGCTACGCGATCGCCGCCGCCGCCCACGCCGCCGCCGTCCCGGTCCGCCTGATCAAACACGTCAGCGACGAGGCCGGCGCGGGCGCGGACCGCACCTGGCGCGAATCGGTCGCCGACTGCTCCCGCGCCCTCGGCGCCTGGCTCGCCCGCCAGGCCGCCTGACCCCGGCATCCGGAAAAGCGGACCGGCCCATCCCAGCCGACCCCATCCCAGCCGGCCCCGTCCCGGCCGGTCGTCCACTCCCGAGCCCCGGCCGGAAAGGCCCGGTGGGCGATTCGCCCCCCCGTCGCTGGTCTCGCCGCGGGCAGGGAGCGAGTCGTCCGGTGCGTGGCTCGCGGTCGCGCGCCGGGCAACGGTCAGCGCTGCCAGCTTGGCGGCGCCGGTCGCCCGGCGCGTCCCGGTGGGCAGACTGGTACTTTTCGGGCCACGCTGGATCGCCGAAGATGAGTAATCATTCCTGGGTGCCCTCAGGTAACGATCTTGGAGTCGCGCTCCGGCGCTGGCGGGAGCGCGCGACCCCGCCGAGCGGGTTGCGTTCGGCGGCACGCCGGCGTACGCCCGGGATGCGCCGGGACGAGCTGGCCGCCGTGGCCGGTGTGTCCGCCGAGTACGTGAAGCGCCTCGAACAGGGGAACGGGCGGCCGTCCGCCCAGGTGCTGTACTCACTCGCCCGGGCCCTGCGCCTGTCCAGCAGCGAGTACGAGTATCTCTGCTCGCTCGCCGGGCACGTGCCGTCACTCGCGGGCCGGGTGCCGCACGAGGTGGGTTCCGGCGCGCGGCACCTGCTCGACCGTCTCGGTGACGTACCCATCTGCGTCCTGGACGCCGCCTGGACACTGCTCGCCTGGAACGCGGCCTGCGAGGCGATGTGCTACTTCTCGATGCTGGTCGACGGCCGGGATCGCAACCTGGCCTGGCGTGCCTTCACCGGCATGGAGGGATGGACCGAGGCGGGGTCCGAGGCCGAAGCACGTTTCCAGCAGGCGATCGTGGCCGACCTGCGGGCCACCGCCCGGCGGTATCCGGACGACGACTGGGTCGCGGACCTGGTCGCCGATCTGCGGGCGGAGAGCGACATATTCGCCGCCATGTGGGAGTCACCCGCGGATCACCAGGACCGGCACCATCGGCTCATCAAGCGCCATCCGGTCGTGGGGGACTTCACGCTCGACTGCGACATCATCACGATCCACCAGGGTGACCTCCGTGCGGTCGTGTACACGGCGGAGCCCGGCTCGGTCGACGCCGCGCGCCTGGCCGCCACCCGCGCTCAGCGTGCCCATCAGGGCTGACGCCCCCTCACCCCAGCGCGCCCGTCCGGGCTGACGCTGTTGCTCACCAGAAGGACGAGATTCACTGCTATGAACGAATCGTTGCTGGATGCTGCCCGCAAGACGGTGCCGACACTGCTGGCGAACGCGGAGCGCACCGAGCGCGACCTGACACCGGCGCCGGACAGCGTGGCGGCGGTGCGGGCCGCCGGACTGTTCGCGCTCACGGTGCCGCGCGCGGCGGGCGGGTCGGAGGCTGACCTGGTCACACAGGTGGAGGTGCTCACCGAGCTCGGACGCGGCTGCGCCTCCACCGCGTGGGTCGTCGGCCTGAACGCCGCGAACAAGGCCGTGGCCCGGCTGGCGCTGCCGGACCCGGCCCAGGAGGCCGTCCTGGCCGACCCGGACTCGGTGTTCTGCGCCACCCAGGTGGTGTCGCCGGGCAGCAGCGGCGTGCGCGTGCCCGGCGGTCTGCGGGTCTCCGGGCGGTGGTCGATGGCATCCGGTGCGGAACTGGCGTCCCTGGCCATGATCGCGGTGCCGCTGCCGGACGCCGGGACCCCGATGCCGGCCATGGCTCTGGTGCCGCTGTCCGACCTGTCGGTGGACCGCACCTGGCGTGCGGCCGGTCTCGGCGGCACGAGCAGCCACACGCTGGTGGCCGAGGACGTTCTCGTACCGGACGGTTTCGTCACCTTCCCCGAGGCCGCCCGGCCGATCCCGCCGGAGGCGATGTTCGCGGGCGGCCTGACGGTGCTCGCGCCGATGATCGGGGCGACCCACGCGGCGCTGGACCTGGTCGCGGACGCGATCACCGGCGGCCGGGCCCCGTACATGACCACCTACGCCCGGGTGGCGGACTCTCCGCTCGGGCGCTACTGGTTCACCGAGGCGCGGCGGCGCACCGATACGGCGATGCGGCGTACGCTCCGGGTGGCCGAGGTCGTCGACGGGCTGCCGGCGGGCAGTGAGCTGCCGGTGACCGACCGGGTCGAGCTGCGTGTCGAGTTGTCGACGGCGGCCCGGGAGTGCCGCGAGGCGATGGACCTGCTGCTCGACCTGCACGGGGCGAGCGGGTTCGTGGACGGCAACCCGCTGCAGCGATACTGGCGGGACGTCGCCGTCGGCACCCGGCACCCGTTCTTCACGCCGTACATCCTGGCGGAGGACTACGGCCGGCTCGAGTTCGACGTGCTGCCGACCGCGTCGTTCGCGCTCTGAGCGGCCCGCCTCCGGCCGGGGAGAGGCCGTACGCCACCCCGGCCGGAGGCACACCCACCTCGGGCCGGGGTGAGAAGCGCTCAGGAACCGGCCGGACGGCGACCACGCGACCCGGTTGACCGGGTGTTCCCGGCGCTCCTCGGCCAGCACGTCACCGGTGCGCGTGCCGGTCACGCCGATCCGGCCGGAGAACGTGCCGTACGCGATCCGGTCGCCGGCCGGGCTGACGCCGATCGTGTTGATCAGGCTGCCGTCGCCGGACCGAGGTCATCGGCGGGGTGGTGCAGACCGCGATCACACTGTCGTCGAAGCCCACGATCGCCACGTCCCGCGGCACCCGCCGGCCCGCGGCACCCGCCGGCCCGCGTCGGCCAGCGCCTGCATCGCACCGGCCGCCACCGCGTCGCTGGCGGCGAAGATCGCGTCGAGGGCCGGCTCGCGGTGCAGCAGCCGGCCGGCCAGGTCGTACCCGGAGTCGCGGTGGAACACACCGGTCTCCGCGAGGTCCGGCAGCCCCAGCTCGTGCACCGCGCGCCGGTATCCGTCGCGCCGGCCGTCGGCGTCGGTGTGGCCCCGCGGCCCGTGCAGCGCGGCGATCCGCCGGCGGCCGGTGTCGAACAGGTGCCGGACCGCCGCGTACGCGCCACCGGCGTTGTCCACGCCGACGAACGGCACCGCCGGGGCGCGCGTGCCCATCCTCGGCCCCCGCTACCTGGAGGTCGGTCCCGGCTGCTGGGGCGCGAACGCGGCCGCGCACGAACTCGGGCACCTGTTCGGCGCGGTGCGTGACTCCGCGCCGCACGCGGACGGGGCCGGGCACTGCGTCGAGGAGTGGGACCTGATGTGCTACGGGTCCGCGGTCAGCGCGTACACCTGCGGGGAGAAGGACGACGACCGGCTGCTCGACTGCGGCAACGACGACTACTTCCACACCGGTCCGCCGGCCGGCAGCTACCTGGCCACGCACTGGAACCCGGCGAACAGCGAGTTCCTGATCAAGGGCAGCACGCCGGACAACGACGACGGCCACCTGCGCGGGGGCAGGTCGTACGTGATCACCAACGCCGCGACCGGGCACGCGCTGGAGCCACTGAACGGCAGCACCGCGCCGTTGACCGAGATCAGCCAGCGGCCGGTCTCCGGCGCACAGACACAGCGCTGGCTGCTCAACTACGCCAGCGGGTGGCGGCTGGTCAACGTGGCCAGCCAGCTGTGCCTGGACGATTACTACAGCCAGACCGCGCAGGGTACGACGTCGCTGCAGTACTACTGCGAGCAGTCCAACGGTATGGCGTGGGCGCTGCAGCCGGTCGGCAACGGCCGCTACGCGATGATCAACTATCTGACCGGGTATGCGCTGACGAGCCAGGGCGTGCACCCGGCGAAGCTGGCCCAGTACCCGTACACCGGCGACGTCACGCAGCAGTTCACGCTCACGCCGGTGACCGAGACCCCGCCGGCGGCGAACAGCACGTACACGTTCACCAGCCGGCACGGCACCAACATGTCGGTGCCGAACAGCACGTCCGGCACGTTCGTCACGCACGCCGCGATCAGCACCGCGACCATCCAGCGGTGGACGCTGCAGGCCGGCAACGCGGCCGGCCGCTTCCGGATCGTCAACGCCGCCACCGGCCTGTGCCTGCGGCCGGAGACCACCGCGACGACCGCCGGGCTGCGGCTGCAGCAGGTCACCTGCGGCACCGGCAACGAGCAGAACTGGACCGTGCGCCGGTACGCCGACACCCGCTACGGGTTCACCAACGTGGCCACCGGGCAGGCCGCGTCGCTGCTCACCGGCGCCGCCGGAGCCAACGTCACGCAGCAGCCCTACCAGGGCGGTGACTCCTCCGGCGGCCTCGCCGACCGGGTCTGGGACCTGATCAAGGTCTCCTGACCCACCCCGCCGGTCCTCGCGGCACGCCCCCGTCGCGAGGACCGGCCCGGCGTGGCGCGCAGCCGGTCAAGGGCCCGCCGCCCGAACGCTCCCCGGCCCGCCTGCGCGGCGTTTCACCACGCCTTGAGCAGTCTGCGCGCGCTATGGCACACGGACCGCCCGACGGCTTTCGACTCGGCGGTCTCCCGCAGCCCTTGCCGCAGACTCTCCGGCTGCGTCTCCATCTGCTGAATTCGGTCCAGCGCCAGCCGGACCCGGTAGGTTCGCGCTCTACGCGGCGCGGAGGCCACGACGGCCTCGATGAGCTGGTCCGGTGATTGCGTGGTGCGGCTGGAGAACTCGGTCCAGACGTCGCTCAGCTCGTCCCGGATCCGTAGGCGGCCGGACTATCGGCCCGCGCCGGCGCCGGGTTCGTGGTGAGCGGCGTCGGGACCGCGGCCCGCGGGAGCAAGCGGGCAGCACCACACCGGGAGCGGGAAGACGGATCTCCCGGGTTTTGCATGTCCTACCGGGATGGACGGCGGGCGTCGCCGGCCGGGGTACGGCCATAGCGGCGCCTTGAGGTGCGGCGAGGTGGCTGGCGCGGCGGCCTCCGTGGTGCTCGCGCCGAGGTCGGTGGCGAGGCGTGGCACGCCGGAGACCGCCTTCGCGAGCGCGGCCTCGTCGGCGGCGTCGCCCTGGACGTAGGTGACGCTGGCCGCACGCTGCCGGAGCCGCTGCGCGCGCTGTGGCGGTGGTCGATCGAGCACGTCGGTGACGTGACGGCGGCGCAGCGGGCCTACGACCACGCACGGTGACAGGCCCGGCCGGGTGGCCGGGCCTGTCCTCGCGTCGGTCAGCGCTGCAGGGTGAGCAGCCCCGGCCGGTACGGCAGCAGCCCGTAGTCGCCGCCGGAACTGGGCGAGCGGCCCTGGTAGAGCAGCTGGAGGTT
This genomic interval carries:
- a CDS encoding LysR family transcriptional regulator; amino-acid sequence: MSSPFPALVDLDLRLVQCFTVVAEHGHFGRAAEALRTTQPSLSRQIQRLEQQLGVRLLDRTTHGTRLTDAGEVFLPLAAGLLRAATEAMARTRAAARPAAITIGYTKGLIITDGVRAMRRHHPDAEVHTRLLAWSESRGALVEHLVDAVVTRLPFRTDRLRVTVLHDEPRVLVVSRDHPLAGRQSVTLDDIAEEPIPYVRQGDAQLNAYWRLDPRPDGRPAPAGPLVEALEDKQELIAAGQAVAIGPPLDPATGLHPGLTTVPLHGVEPSQIVLATRAGDRNRLVTSFRRIAEATLTAVARPPGQPAASLRT
- a CDS encoding nucleosidase, which codes for MEIRGAISADRPLLVMAIDLEAEHLDTGLPILFTGMGKVNAAVAVAAALSAASRPREIINLGTAGALRAGLSGTHEIGTVVQHDFDEDTLFRLTGVLSSPPLTVGPDTALTLATGDSFIADDAVRARLAEHAALVDMEGYAIAAAAHAAAVPVRLIKHVSDEAGAGADRTWRESVADCSRALGAWLARQAA
- a CDS encoding helix-turn-helix domain-containing protein, with translation MPSGNDLGVALRRWRERATPPSGLRSAARRRTPGMRRDELAAVAGVSAEYVKRLEQGNGRPSAQVLYSLARALRLSSSEYEYLCSLAGHVPSLAGRVPHEVGSGARHLLDRLGDVPICVLDAAWTLLAWNAACEAMCYFSMLVDGRDRNLAWRAFTGMEGWTEAGSEAEARFQQAIVADLRATARRYPDDDWVADLVADLRAESDIFAAMWESPADHQDRHHRLIKRHPVVGDFTLDCDIITIHQGDLRAVVYTAEPGSVDAARLAATRAQRAHQG
- a CDS encoding acyl-CoA dehydrogenase family protein — encoded protein: MNESLLDAARKTVPTLLANAERTERDLTPAPDSVAAVRAAGLFALTVPRAAGGSEADLVTQVEVLTELGRGCASTAWVVGLNAANKAVARLALPDPAQEAVLADPDSVFCATQVVSPGSSGVRVPGGLRVSGRWSMASGAELASLAMIAVPLPDAGTPMPAMALVPLSDLSVDRTWRAAGLGGTSSHTLVAEDVLVPDGFVTFPEAARPIPPEAMFAGGLTVLAPMIGATHAALDLVADAITGGRAPYMTTYARVADSPLGRYWFTEARRRTDTAMRRTLRVAEVVDGLPAGSELPVTDRVELRVELSTAARECREAMDLLLDLHGASGFVDGNPLQRYWRDVAVGTRHPFFTPYILAEDYGRLEFDVLPTASFAL
- a CDS encoding substrate-binding domain-containing protein, giving the protein MGTRAPAVPFVGVDNAGGAYAAVRHLFDTGRRRIAALHGPRGHTDADGRRDGYRRAVHELGLPDLAETGVFHRDSGYDLAGRLLHREPALDAIFAASDAVAAGAMQALADAGRRVPRAGGCRGTWRSWASTTV
- a CDS encoding RICIN domain-containing protein, with product MPILGPRYLEVGPGCWGANAAAHELGHLFGAVRDSAPHADGAGHCVEEWDLMCYGSAVSAYTCGEKDDDRLLDCGNDDYFHTGPPAGSYLATHWNPANSEFLIKGSTPDNDDGHLRGGRSYVITNAATGHALEPLNGSTAPLTEISQRPVSGAQTQRWLLNYASGWRLVNVASQLCLDDYYSQTAQGTTSLQYYCEQSNGMAWALQPVGNGRYAMINYLTGYALTSQGVHPAKLAQYPYTGDVTQQFTLTPVTETPPAANSTYTFTSRHGTNMSVPNSTSGTFVTHAAISTATIQRWTLQAGNAAGRFRIVNAATGLCLRPETTATTAGLRLQQVTCGTGNEQNWTVRRYADTRYGFTNVATGQAASLLTGAAGANVTQQPYQGGDSSGGLADRVWDLIKVS